GGTCCCCATGGGACAGAGAACAAGCACCCTGCAGGCTAACGAGCTAAATATTTCggagggtttttttcctcccctggcACCTAAGTTTGAAAGGTGGAAGATTCAGAAGTGATGaaaggaaatggattttttttattattattatcattttttttttttttaaattccaacTCATAATTAAGCAGAAGACTCGTTGCCACCAGACATTGGGAGTGGTGAAGGAAGGAGGCGATCACTTGGCGAGATTCACAGCGAGCATCAGCCTTTACCTGGGGAACAGAAGCCGGCAGACGCCAAGCAGACAAGCCCCACTTCTCACCCCACATCCCTCCTcgcagagaagcagcaaaccTCAAAAGCCACAAAGAAAAGGGAGCGGTGGGAGAGAAGCCAAGCAGTGCTTGGTGAACCTTGAGGCTTGAATCTCTACTGGAGACAAGGAGGGAGCAGCACAGGCCGGAAAACTGTCCTCCAGCTGCCCCCGTGTGATGCCCTGACCCTTTCCTTGACGTCGCCTCCATCCCAGGACATGAACCAGCGTGAGAAGGAGCCCGTTGGTACCAAGGATTCCTGactgtgtgtttatttttggttacgtttttggttttctttttgttcttcttagCTCCCTGTGGTTTGAACGAGAAGTTCAGAAGCAGACCCAGGctacatatatattaatatgtTAAATTGTGCATGGCCACAGAACCTTTCTCTCCGCTCAGCTGCGAGCACCTGGCATCCTTTGAGCAGAGGCCAACGCACACAGCCCTAAGAAATTCCCCACAGGCACCCCTCAGGAGGTAACTTGGGGGGATTCATCCTCAGCAGGCATTTGGGATACAGCCACTGTGCCTGGATTTTAACAGCCTGGACACAGCCAGACCGTACCAGTCTGCCTCCAGGCCTGAAAACCAGCTGCTTAGTTTATGAGTACAGATGACGAGCAAGGGGTAAATTTATTCCTGGGGTAGTGTCTGGAGCACAAAACTGCAGAGAAGAAGGGCGGAGGAAAAATTCAGCTCAGGATGCTCCACAGGTGGCCCTAGTGTTTCTGCACAAGACCTTTCCGATGCTCAGAGCCCAAGGCAAGGGCTGGCATTAATATAATGTAAATTAATCCGAACCAAGCAAGGCTCTTCTCACTCCTGCCCCACGGAGGCACCGTGGAGGACCTTGCTTGGTGCTCTCAGCTAGCATTTGAGGTCCATTGCCTGCAGAGGATTAAGTCACCTTCCTACAAATCCCAGACTGAACTTCCCTCTTGAATAGTTGGTGTGGTTGTGGCAATTTAccctcttcaaaaaaaaaaaaacaacaacaaccacaacaaaaaaaaactcaaccCACTGTTTCCTTGCCCCCAGCAGAGCAATGCCACTCGGTaggcttttcttctcccacgagttgcaatgaaaaaaaaaattgtattagtGTTATCTTATTAGTGTTATCTTTCCCTGTTTCACAATGAATGCTGTGACTTGACATTTTATCAGGAAGGCGATCGCAGATGACCCTTGGTCAGTATTTCTTGTCGGTTTATTAAGCTACATGAGAAAAGTCAACAAATGCTTTCATCAGAGGTTTTGAGGAAtgtgggattaaaaaaaaaaagggggggggtttaaaaaatgaattaggaGACCTTTGTGGAGAGGGAAAGGACTTGGAGATTGCTATTTCCCTCTTGCAAGCCAATTTCCCTCTTTTGACCTGTTCTTGCTTTCTATGCTTTTCTAAGAAGccattttgcttttgtgcaaGTTGACAGACAAGGCCATCTGGGTTGTGGTGAGCGGACTCCCAGCTTTGTCCTTCAGGCGCTCAGTCTCTGGTCTCCCGTTCCTCCACCATACCTGGTACCCCTGGCGTTTGCTAAACCAGCCTCTTCCATATCCATGTGGACCACTGGCCCTACTGTATGGCAGGGTAATGCTGCACGGGGCAAAATCAACACCCACCTGCACCGATCACCCCAGATGAGCAGAAATTATCGTTCTAGTCGCAGCCCTTGCAGGCTGTGCTttggggctctgcagggaagCAGGGACAAGCAGTCAATGTGCACGCTTTCCCAGAAATGGTTAAGGATCTCTTTTGGAAAGGAGCACGGTCGGGTCAGCAAAGCTCCCCAAGGCTTCCTGGAAAGACCCAACGGGATTACAGGAGCTGTACTGCAGGAAGCCGTGGGTTGTTGGTTTACACAGCTCACCCACAGGGCTACTGCAGCGTGTCTCGGTGTCCCAATTTGTCTGTGTGGGATGGCAATGTGATCCCACAAACTCTGTGCAACGTCCTGGAAGAGCCCACAGGGCACTCCCGGCAGCAGCCATGTATTTTGCTTCAAGGTCTTGCATGCCAAATACAGGAACAGCCTCCTGtacatcttttattttgcaCAAACCTCTATTTAACAAACCTTCCCCTGCCTCttttctgccctgctccagcagacaACGAGCTGCATGGCTGGACACGGGGATGGACAGGCTGGTGGTTTGAACTTCCCGGCTGGGATGGGGAACCAAACCCAGTCCTTCCTGGCAGAGGACCTACTGCAATGAATAGACTGAATCACAAAGCCGGACTGCAGACGTGTGAATGGGCATGTCTTTTGACCCCAGGAAGGATTTTCTATTTGGATTGTGCCTTTGAGTCTACTGGGGATGTTAAAATGGGGGACGGAGAGAAAGTTTTGGATTCATTCTTGTCCAGTCTAGGTGGCTTAGCCCAAATAACTAGATGCAGCCTGGACTTGTCTCCAAGTTTTCCCAATCATGGACTGTCTATGGTCACAGACAGGAAAATCATCAATGTTCCCATTGCCGTTGGTGCACCTGCAGTGTCACTATGGGGCGAATTAGCAGCAGAGACCCCCCATGGCATGGAGGTGGTGTGGAGCTCCTTGGGACTTCATCCCAGAAGAGAAATGTTCCATGGACAGGGTCCCAGCCTGTGCTCCATGAAGCTCAGGGTGGTGATCTGTGGAGAAGCGGTTGCTTCCCCAGGGTTCgtactttttatttccaaaagatCAAAAGAAAGTGAAACCGGGTGCAGCCACTTGGATCCAAGCAGAGCTCAGCCATCAGACCCTTGCCAAACACTTCAGAGAAGTCGGGTAAGTCTGTGTTTAGGTTTGAGGCCTCATCTTCAAAGGTGCTTGGATGCCACCCTGCTGCAGCTAATTTTAGATGCTCACGCCCTTGTGGTGCAACCCACAGCCCAAAACAAGGTGTTTTTGTGATGCCTGCGGATTACACAACCCCAAATAAAGCCCAGATGCTTTAGCTAACACATGTAGGGCCTGGCATGGGTCACAAATCTCACCTTTTTTCAGTATTGAGTTTAGACTGTGTAGAGTCCCTCAAAATCTTCATCTTACCTTTCATGAGGGACGTAGTTACCTGTTTTTTGTTGAATTAAGTGGCATTAAAATGCATCCAGGACTGGTAATGGTATGTCCAGGAGAAAGCCCACAGCCAGAGGAAAAGCCTGGCAGCTCAGCATCCGAATGAGGCGAACACAGGGACTTAGATGTGGACTTACACAGAGGAGTACAGTGTTTCTCAGAGCTGTAGTTCCATCTCTGCCACGTGCACAAACCCATATCCACCCCTGAAAACCCTCCACTCTCTAAAAAAGGATGGCTGCACCCAAACTGCTCCCTGGGGATGGTTCTGCTCTGTGTAAACGCCCAAACTGCCCAAATTCCAGCAATTTAACAGTAGCGATGGCATTGCTTCAGTGCATGTGAACGAGTCCTTCCACTGCTTGAATTACAAATATTGACAAATCCTTCCTGGACCTGTTATGTAGCACAGGATTTCCAATGCAGACCAGGCTCCATCGCTAAATCCATCCTCTAgattcctcctctttctcccccaCCTCCCAAAACTCACACAGCAATCTGGAATGACGCTCGTGGCAAGAGTGTTTTGGTGCCACACCGACATTTAAAATCACTTAAGTACTTGCTCAACCAATATCAGTgtcaaaaatggaaataatagcAGGAGCTTCGTAAAGCATATTGCCAAGTCCTATTGCTCTTGATGAGGAAGACAAATTGATCTGAAATGGAGACACCAATGGAGAGAGCATCTGACTTTCAGGTcccttttcaaaaatctttcctGCATACTGGTTCACACGCCTCTGATTTCAGTGCAAAAATGTTGGTGaatttgagaaggaaaacaaactttccTACCATGCCGCAGTCAGAACTGTCCGAAGGCATCCCAGTTTATGGTGGAGTTTTGTCCTTTAATTACTTGCCAcacatttagggaaaaaaagcactttgaagGCTCAGTTTTAGAACTTGTAAAAATTTGTCTTGACAGgccaaaaacaaagaagaaaatagagcCTGACCATTCCGATCCCTGGGTCTTTCACCATACCCTGGCTGGTGGAGGTCTTACTTTCAGCATTGATGATGAGCAGGCGCATTTGACAGTGCAAAGGCaaagaggaggcaggaggagttAGGAAGGGAAATGTTCCAGCCCCCAGGCAGTTCAACACATGCTGAGTGCTGCAATTTGCTCGTACACCTACACAGAGCCTCGCAGCACAAAAACAAGAGCAGGAATTTGCATGTCTGAATAAATCAGCTTCCCAAGGCCAGATTCTCAGCAGGTCCCAGCTGACGTGGCTGGCTGGAGCTCGGTGGGCATATGCAGACCTTAAAAAACAGGGCTAGGCCTTCGTGTGCAAGGTGCAGAATCAGGCCCCAGGACTGGTCACCTGGGGAGAAATATCATGATCAGCAGATGCACAGTAAGACCTTGGGCTTGTCCTTGGCTTCCCTTCTGAACGTGAGGAGCCTGGACCTGGCTGAACCCGAACCAGAGCAGATTCTGGACACACAGGGACAAATTCCCTGCAGTGTTGGATGACTTCTGTTTGGGGAACTGGAAGTAATGCTTCAGGTTTAGCAGGTAGCTTTACTTGTAACACCATGGTTAAGAGGAAACCTGGGCATACACGTGCTATTAAATTCACTTTGCTTCCAGAACTGGGTGTTCTAGTACAAACCGCTTGTTGGGGATGGTCTCCTGCATGTGCAAGCTCCTGAAGCTCTAACGGTTTGGCAGGGCGCTAATGGTACAAGCCAAAACCATGCCGGGGCCATGCTAACAAAACAGCCCCGCCTAAACGTGCTGGTAGCTGTGATGAGGATTGCACAGTGTGAGTGATGGAGCTAcgctctgctctgcttcattttgttctgtaagGGCACAGGCAGTGGTGTATCTGTGTCCTGGGCACGCATTGCTTTTGCCATTTAGATGAACTAATTTAGAATAATCTAAATTGACTCCTCTTGGAGGACTGCACAGAGTGAGGGAGAATTCAGCCTCCCAGGTGGAGGACGGCATGGCAGAAGCGGATTTCCCCCCAGCTGCAACTACTGGATCCTTTTTGGATGCTGTTAAGAAAGCTGCCCAGATGCTCATGCTGTCTCTGTCCATAACAGTAGAGCAAACAGGGCCAGAACCTTGGCCACCCTCTCTTGCGTTGTCAGCGTGcctcctggcacagctttgaCTCCAAAAACCAACAGTGACCCAAGCAACTCTAGGTTTGGTTTGCGAGTTACCAGGGAGCCGCAGCTCGGGACTGGTCCCAATAGCCAGGGAAGAGCCCTGGCAGTGTTGGTGCTGATGTAGATGGTCTCCCTCCTGCTATGCTCTGTGGCTGTGTCTGCACCAGGCTGCTtgtggcagggctggtgctgtgcccagGTTTGTGGTCTCTGACGTTAAACCAGACCAGAAGGCTTTATCGCCCACTGAGGGTGACCATAACCGAGGGATGGGTGCTGgagccctgcctggctgccctGAGCAGGCTCTTGTCTGAAGGATGCTGCACTTTCTGGCCTTGGATCCTGCCTTAAGCAGATGTAGAAACTCTGCATAACCATAGCCGTACCCTGTTCTTAAATCTTCCTGTTCACTTCGCTATCATGAAATGGTGgtaaacaaggaaaaatccTGGCTGTGTAGGAATGAAAGGAAGCTTGTTCGTCTATTTCAAAAGAAACCGGGCTTCATCCTTGAAATGCAATGTGAAATGCATCTTTTTGTTCCAGCACCCTGTGAAGCGATGGCCGTGCTGTGTTCTCACTGTTCGCTGGCAGCTCTAACCCAGCAATAGTGCCTCCAACATAGCTATTAAGCTGTGTGGTCAGTCAAATACATGTTCTGTCTTTTGGGGAAATTGTTCTAAATTACATGAGTCACGTCCAGATCCAGTAAAGACTGGTATAATTAAGagacaggaaaatggaaagtgagGAACAATTAGGGTTTGCTttgccctttttcttcctcaatttaaacttttaattttcatcagaTGATGGTTTATATACCACACCCAGTCTAAAGGGTAGACTGTAAGACAATTTATACTTTGGGCAGGAGACCAAGAACAAACCAAACACTTTAAAATCTGGgtctttaagaaagaaaaatctgttccttaCTGTCTTTGGGCATCTTGAGACTTGGGTTTTACATCAAGCCCTCTGTGAATATGAGAATTCATCACAGATGCAAGCATGGACCCAGGTTCAGCTCTGAGATCAGGAGCTGATATTCTCCAGAGCACCGAGTGATTTTAGGAGATCACCTCAAAACTCTTTGTAATAGTCCTGGATTTCTGAAAGTGCTGCTCTTGTTTTCCAAGAGCTATGGACCTGAGAGACATCTCAGCCACCAAAACTGATTTTCAAGACCACTTCTGTAAATAACTCCTTTAGAGATCAATCCAGTTGGCAAgtacagcaagaaaaacaaaaaagttgttGAATAAATATTCTTTGGCATAGAAGACAcagagacttttaaaataaatattattcacTGTTCTGCATGGGCAGCTTTTCCTCAAAGACTTTGGTGCTTATCAAAAGCAAAGGATTTGCCCAGGAACATTTTCACGACTGCGTCTGAACCACACGTGCTTTCCCAGCCCTCAGGGACCCCATTGCAAATATCGCCGCCGTCCAAACAGTTGCAAATGCTGTTGGCAATCACAGGCAAACATCCAATTTGGCAACAGAAACGGAGTCACGTGAAATCAGTTTTATCCAGTTTCCAGTCACGTGGGCCAaataataaggatttttttcccttcctttttcattttcagtccaGAAGGGAAGGATCACTAGGAAGTGCTGTCTGTCTCTGCTTGCTCCTACTTTTGTAGGAGCAGGGGGCCCAGGGCCCACTCTCCAACCCCAAAAACAGCTGTCCCAATCCCACCTTCCATCCTGTTGGCCTTCCTTGGCTCCATAAATGATGCATCCATGCTTCGTGCAGGGAATTATCCCCAGGCCATGCTGATtcctgagctgggctgggagctgcttggGTCAGTGCTAGCAGGCCGGGCCTAGGACCATGACAGCAGCACAGCGCATGAAAGCTGAGCTTCCAGTGCCCTCACCCTGGCTCTGATTATTTTCCTAGCATATGTGTAGAATTTGTATCTTGTCTTCTTCCCTGTGAAACATGGTTAACAGCATTTTTCCCTCACGATGAACTGCACGGAGCAGGTCAGTGAAGACTGTGCATAGGCCTGGCCCACCCCAGCCATGTCCTCCCCTTTGTATGGGAAGGTAGGTCTCCATTCCTTTTGTCTGGTGGCTTGTATCAACCAGAAATAAAGATATGTGTAAGACGGGGTGCATGTCTGAGGCAGGAGGATGACAAAAATGTGGAGCAGTGTCTAATGAAGGAGGACTCGACAGATGATGAACGTGTGCGAGTTGGCTGAGGAAGGGTCTGTGGTCAGGCTCTGCCATTGTCCCGCAATGAAGAAATGATTTGGGGAAAGATGGTTACCACAAGACTTACAGAATAttatgagtttaaaaaaaaaaaaaaaaaggaaagaaatgggaagggacgggaagggaagggaagggaagggaagggaagggaagggaagggaagggaatggaagggaagggaagggaagggaaggggaagggaagggaagggaaggaaaggaaaggaaaggaaaggaaaggaaagaaaagaaaagaaaagaaaagaaaagaaaagaaaagaaaagaaaagaaaagaaaagaaaagaaaagaaaagaaaagaaaagaaaagaaaagaaaagaaaagaaaagaaaagaaaagaaaagaaaagaaaagagaaaagaaaagaaaaaagaaaagaaaaaagaaaagaaaagaaaagaaaagaaaagaaaagaaaagaaaagaaaagaaaagaaaagaaaagaaaagaaaagaaaagaaaagaaaagaaaagaaaagaaaagaaaagaaaagaaaagaaaagaaaagaaaagaaaagaaaagaaaagaaaagaaaagaaaagaaaagaaaagaaaagaaaagagggggaaTTGGGCAATCACTTGGAAGTTAGATCTGCTAATGCTTGTTAAATGGTGGTCTGTATGCAATGTCCCACTGAGGGAGCTCCTAAACCACTGATGGCCACAGTCAACAAGGGTAAATCCAGCAAGCATAAATCCAGCAAGGGTAAAATGAACCTGCTGTATTCATCTGAAGCATAATTAGagaagcaggagagggagaaaactGCTAAAAACTCCTAACTAATGCAAGTTACTGTATTGCTTTGGCCTGCTGGATCCCAGCAAGGACTTTGAGATGGACCTGGTTCCTCCTCTGAGGCCATGGGCACTCTGTCGTTCACCTTTCCCTTCCCcgggctgctcctgccagccATGCAATGACTGCAGGTTGCTTTTTCACCCAGGGCTGAAGGCAGGTGGGAACAAGGAGCTTCTTGTTTCCCCCTCATTCTTTTCCCTTGAAAATAAAGAGTGCTATCTACCAGGGGCAGGAAACCACTTACCAGTTCCTTCCGGAGCCACGTCAAAGCCTCGTCGATGCTCTCAAAGCCGCCTATTTTCCCTGAGGTAAGAGTCACCTTGTCCTGGGGAGGGCTCCCATTGAGGTGCAGCTGCACCTTTCTCAGAGGGACAGTCTCCTCCGGGCCCTTTTTGGCCTCATTCCCGTCCTCCTCACCAGCTGGCTGGGGGCTCTTCCAtgcctgctcctccagctttGCCTTCCACTCCAAGTAGGACGGGCGCCTGGTTTCCAGCCTCAGCTTCTCCGTCAAGGCCTTGAGGCTCCTCAGGTGATCATCAGGAGGAACGGCACCTCCAGAGCCGCCATCCGTGCTGTCCAGTGCCTCTTCTATTTGGATTTTAGGCAGAGACATCCTCCCCGGGAGTCCAACGGCATAGGGGTGGGCTGCCACGGGTCAGGGACAGGGGTGGGAAGCCCTCAAGGCCAGACCAACTCACTGCAACGTGCCCGAAGTGgcttctcaaaagaaaaatcctgctCAGGCACCACGCCGAGGTTGGACGGACACCtagaagagaagcagagggtTGGTTTCCactttgagaaggaaaagggagCAAGGAGGGAGAGGCGGCTCTTGCAGCGCGTGGGCTTTGGGAAAGGCAGGGTGCCAAGGTGCTCCTGGGGAGTGTTACCTCATCCCAGCTCTCTGCCTTGCTTTTGGGGCAGGAACAGACAGGCTTTACGAGAAGCTCTGGTAACCTGCACCTCCGATCTTAAGGGGCCGTGATAAGGTTGCCAATGAAGCCAGGAAACGTTCACAGACCCTTCCGAGGCTGCGTCACACAACCTGACGTGCTCTGGCTATTGCTGGGGGTCAGGGTGTCTGTGGGCACCACCCTGCTGGCTTCCCAGCTAGGATTCCTACATCTCTCCACTTAGGTGAAAATGGGACAGATGAAGTTGGACAATGCAACCTTCTCCCAAAAGTTTGAGCCAAAAGGAGAGATAGAAAATGTagatatgtttgtttgtttcttttcttgcctAGTTTTAGGGGGTTGCATTTAGATCTGGGCTTGCTAAAGATGCCAGTCTCCAGCTGTTAGTTCAGCTTCCACCCATTCAGTGAGCTCAAGGCAGCTGCATGGCCCCTGGCCAGTTTGGGGAGTAACtggggcactggaacagcttggGTTCGGATGCCTGCACTCAGGGAGATCTGGGCTAGTTTCCATCACTGGCCAGCTCCAGTTTGTCTGCTGGGAGCGGTCCCTCACCCCTGCTAGCTCCTGAGCTCTGCCTGGATGGTGTCCAGGAGAGGGACAACGAGCACCAGCACCGAGGAGCCAGGAGCTTTCTTCCCAGCTTTTCCTCCTGACACCACCAGTGGACCACAGCTTGGCGAACCAAACCTTCCTCCGTGGGACAGAGGGCTCGAAAAACTCTGCAAGAGTTAAGCTCAGGCAGCTTCTGCATTCGTTTGAGGTAGGATCAGATAAGAGACTTTCTCAAGGTCATATGCTCATCTGTGGCTGAGCTAGGAATAGATCCAGAGCTCTCGTTTACACGTCGAAcgcaaaacaaaatactttttgccTGCCTGGTAACATGCCCAAAAAGACCAGCCAGGACGTATGCAGCTTTCTAGCTGGATGCACTGAAACACAGCAATGTGAGTTACTCAGCCATTCTTCTCCCTGCTATTTGTGCCCACAAAGACGTGTGCAGCTCTGAAATCCAGACCATAATTACGCCTCTCAAACCTTTTCAGTAAGAAgattcaatttaaaataaacaccaacAGAGAGCAAGATTTATCCTACAATTGCGTGGAGGCACATGGGCTGAATGAGCAGCTGATAATATACACACAGACAGTCTGGGGGTGGAGAATTAGTCATGTTGCGGTCTTGTTCCTGCTCCTATTTATGTTAATGAGAGTTTTACGGTGAACGGGAGCAAGCCCAGATACTAGATCAGGTTGAAGCCAAGTGCTCTTGTGCCTGGAGCaacaacagttttctttcttctgctgaaaaaatagATTGTATGGAGGGGAGAGCCAAGGGCTGCCTGTTCAGAGAGTCAGGCTTGCACCAGCTCTTGCACtgatgctctgcagagctgagggCACATTAATGAATTTTGCTCCAGCAGCATATTCTAGCCCACTGACATCAATAACGGGAAACACTAATGACTTTAAAGACCTTGCCTCCGAGGTTTTTTTTGCCTCCACTGAGGTGGGGATTGCTAGGGGTGGCCGAAACCAGCCGTCTGATAGAGTTGAACACAGTGGGCTTCTGGATTTGGTATCCCCTAACAGAGAAAACACCTTTATTGTAAGGCTGACGTCGCCAAACATCGCACATACAAAGCAGAGCCCCCACAAACTCTTTTGTCTCATGTCTCCAGCACAGATCTCCACCTCCCAGCACCTGCTGAGGGATTTTTATGCCCTGGAAGTGGCACCGTTCCAGCCCACCCTTCATCTCCCAGCTGCAACACCAAGCCCCTCATTCGCCCCATGGACATCCCCCTAAATAAGCACGTCTGTCCTCCAGCCTCTCCAAACTCAAAATCGACAGGAAGGAGCCACCTCTAATTTCCTGTTAGTATCTTGGACTTGGGTGAAAGACTTGCTGCAGAAGAAGAGATCTGAAAGCGGTAAGCATGTAAAAAATGTCTGTGTGCAAGGCTGTAATCCAGCCCTGTTTGCTACCCCACAGTGAGCTAACTCCCAGGACCAAATCTGGCCTCTGGCTCAAACCAACAAACTTCTCCCAGCCTCCCTGTCCCAGGCTCAGTGTTCCTCTAGGCTGGCCTGGAATTGAGGTGGTTAATCCTTGATTTGCCTTTGTTATCACACTTGGCAGTCTCGGTGGGTTCATGCCATGCAGAATTAGGGGTAACAGGAGGCTGGCACCAAAATGGTGACCAAAACCCGAAGGGTTTCCCCCTTTCCTTGCAGGAAAGCTATCAGTTCTGAAGGTGCAGGACACATCAGGTCACCGAGTCAACAAAATGCCATTAGTTTCTTCATTGGGTTAGGCTTCCATGGAAAAATCAGCTTAATTGACCCACCCTACAAGCTGTAATTCAAAGGGATTAGCAGGAGCGCGCGAACGGACGGAGAAATCACAGGACTACCCAACCGGCTTGGGTGTGAAGTCCTGCCAAGCCAAGGCTCACTGAGCTGGCGTGCCCCGAGGCTTGACTTTTGCATGTTTGCAAGCCAGCAAAGCAAACTCTTACACACCAGACACTCCTTGCAAAGCTCGTGGGGAATCCTGTGCTCTAAGAAACCAGGTCTAGCGGCACAACTGGCCACCGCAACTTCCCACTGCAGAAATTCCTCCATCCCttgagcagaagcagcaaatcTGTCCCCATCACACACCCTCAGACATCCCTGCTTGTGGATTAATCCATGAATAAATAGCGGGAGAACCATGTGAACGTCTCCTGAGCAAGCAGGTGAGATGGTGTAGGCAACGGGCGGCATGGGCAGGTGGACTGGGGTGGGAGAGAAGCTTTGCTTTATCACCACTAGTGGTGGATAACACCACGATTCAGATGCTGTTCATGGTCAAAAGGGCGATCGCATGAAGTGATGCCCTGGTCTGCTTCGAATATGAGGTTTTCATGCAGCAGGCATTCACAGCCTGTTAAATTCAGGGCTGTAAATAGGTGCAATCAGTGCTTTGGAAGGTCTCATGCTGGAGAGCAAAAGGtctaggagaagaaaaaaaagaatggggaAGAAACACTGAGGATGAAaattggaggggaaaaaaaaatccacagaataaataaagcaaTCAGCCAAGACAGGTATAGGGAACAAATTATTCAGTTCCCTTCACTGTCCCTGGTGGACATCAGCTAGCAGTGATAGGAGCTTTTgttgcagaggagcagcagtgaTTTTAGGAGTCTACATTAATCTGCTCATCTGGTccttgagaagaaaacaaaaagcctcaGTATGTGACAGAGCCCAGGCTGGGACAAGTTTTTTGGTGGGACGCAGGGGTGCCCGCATGGCCCATGGATAACACCTGTGTCATGTGCTAAACAGGGCTTGGACGTTAATGACCTTCAAAACGCACATTAGCCCCTTTTATGCCTCAGCTTCCCTCTCACTGATCGGGCAGTTTATGCAGCTGGCCTTCAGGGAAAAAAGCTCTGGGGATCTTCAGAGATGTACAGGGATTCACCTCCAGTATTTTGGGGTGTCTCCATCCCATCTGGGTTCCCATGATCAGTGCAGGGATGCCCTATAGGACCCATGGAGCTTGGGATGCGGTTCCCTTTGCAGGCACTTACTCCAGCGGGGCCATGCAGCCGCCCCTTAACCCTACAAAAGAAAACCCTCATACAAATTGCACCTGCCCACACCATCACCCATCCCTGCGGGTCCCCGTGGGTGATGAGGAGCCTGCACGTGAAACatcaggaagaaaggaagggggcAGAGCCAGCTGCCCGTGCCCCATACCAGGAGAGCGGCGTTTGCGTTTCCT
The Cygnus olor isolate bCygOlo1 chromosome 3, bCygOlo1.pri.v2, whole genome shotgun sequence genome window above contains:
- the FAM167A gene encoding protein FAM167A, with the protein product MSLPKIQIEEALDSTDGGSGGAVPPDDHLRSLKALTEKLRLETRRPSYLEWKAKLEEQAWKSPQPAGEEDGNEAKKGPEETVPLRKVQLHLNGSPPQDKVTLTSGKIGGFESIDEALTWLRKELAEMRLQDQQLARQLMRLRSDINKLKIEQTCHLHQRMLNDATYELEERDELSDLFCDFPLVSSFSLSTPLKLIGVTKMNINSRRFSLC